In Streptomyces sp. NBC_00091, the following proteins share a genomic window:
- a CDS encoding asparagine synthase-related protein → MADAAYADDPAAQDAERTVHPVGAQLLWGDPDPLWAVGDWRPDEIRTVTADPADPFTRLAVLGCCGATDAELRRALYAARGGALRHLTEWSGSYTAVVQAGRRITVLGDLAGARPVFYTPWAGGTAYATAALPLADLIEAQLDVGHLAALLACPDSPEALGDGTPYAGVRRIPPGHTLILREGSREITGYEPVASLAVAAPEADAERAVEGVREALVDAVRARLTAPRHAPDTLVPDPGPVPGMGPADRRAARGAPAPGVGADLSGGSASATLALLAAGLPGAPGTLQGSGSRLLAVTFNDLATPQGREGELERAHALAADPRLHHVVVAAAEEALPYAELDGPLTDEPGPSLVFAARERRRLAAGSADHFTGHGARRVLDAHPARMADLLMDRRRRHLLRPVAALARSAPADPLLVPFSVYSAARRLARTPYRAGMEAAAARLREGGAAVAAASGPVDASLASLTWSRPGPAAGWLTGEALAEVSIRLRAAAGRPPLSLRPGEARARALLARHAADHRVFEQAVEVRSQRLHAPFLDNQVVRAARALPESLRVQPGARAEILRSVLASAGVRELPAGWGTTDHAPNETATRLGLRAALTSLLALFTGPLLAEAGLIDARVVQQALIDAAEGRPVPLDGLAELVSMELWLRRLLARRGTCWTGTSTPRRRAVPPLDTPLPRLTPPALPTAR, encoded by the coding sequence ATCGCGGACGCCGCCTACGCCGACGACCCCGCGGCCCAGGACGCCGAACGCACCGTCCACCCCGTCGGCGCCCAGCTCTTGTGGGGAGACCCCGACCCCCTCTGGGCCGTCGGCGACTGGCGCCCGGACGAGATCCGCACGGTCACCGCCGACCCCGCCGACCCCTTCACCCGCCTCGCCGTACTCGGCTGCTGCGGCGCCACCGACGCCGAACTGCGCCGCGCCCTCTACGCCGCCCGCGGCGGCGCCCTGCGCCACCTCACCGAGTGGTCCGGCAGCTACACCGCCGTCGTCCAGGCCGGACGCCGCATCACCGTCCTCGGCGACCTCGCGGGTGCCCGGCCCGTCTTCTACACCCCCTGGGCGGGCGGGACCGCGTACGCCACCGCCGCACTCCCGCTCGCCGACCTCATCGAGGCGCAGCTCGACGTCGGCCACCTCGCCGCCCTGCTGGCCTGCCCCGACAGCCCCGAGGCACTGGGCGACGGCACACCGTACGCCGGTGTCCGGCGCATCCCGCCCGGCCACACCCTGATCCTGCGCGAGGGCTCCCGGGAGATCACCGGGTACGAGCCCGTCGCCTCCCTCGCCGTGGCCGCCCCCGAGGCCGACGCGGAGCGCGCGGTGGAGGGCGTACGGGAAGCGTTGGTCGACGCGGTGCGCGCCCGGCTCACGGCGCCCAGGCATGCTCCCGACACGCTGGTTCCCGACCCCGGTCCGGTGCCCGGCATGGGCCCCGCCGACCGCCGGGCGGCCCGCGGCGCCCCCGCCCCGGGGGTCGGCGCCGACCTCTCCGGCGGCAGCGCCTCCGCGACGCTGGCCCTCCTCGCCGCCGGCCTGCCCGGCGCCCCCGGCACCCTCCAGGGCTCCGGCTCCCGCCTCCTCGCCGTCACCTTCAACGACCTCGCCACCCCGCAGGGCCGCGAGGGCGAACTCGAACGCGCCCACGCCCTCGCCGCCGACCCCCGGCTGCACCACGTCGTCGTGGCCGCCGCCGAGGAAGCCCTCCCCTACGCGGAACTCGACGGCCCGCTCACCGACGAACCCGGCCCCTCCCTCGTCTTCGCCGCCCGCGAGCGGCGCCGACTGGCCGCCGGCTCGGCCGACCACTTCACCGGACACGGAGCCCGCCGCGTCCTCGACGCGCACCCCGCCCGCATGGCCGACCTCCTGATGGACCGCAGACGCCGCCACCTGCTGCGCCCCGTCGCCGCCCTCGCCCGCTCGGCGCCCGCGGACCCCCTGCTGGTCCCGTTCTCCGTCTACTCCGCGGCCCGCCGCCTCGCCCGTACGCCGTACCGCGCGGGCATGGAGGCCGCCGCGGCCCGGCTCCGCGAGGGCGGCGCCGCCGTCGCCGCCGCCTCGGGGCCGGTCGACGCCTCGCTGGCGTCCCTGACCTGGTCCCGGCCCGGCCCGGCCGCGGGCTGGCTCACCGGCGAAGCCCTGGCGGAAGTATCGATCCGTCTGCGCGCCGCCGCCGGGCGGCCCCCGCTCTCGCTGCGCCCCGGCGAGGCCCGCGCCCGCGCGCTGCTGGCCCGGCACGCGGCCGACCACCGGGTCTTCGAGCAGGCCGTGGAGGTCCGCAGCCAGCGCCTGCACGCGCCGTTCCTCGACAACCAGGTCGTACGGGCCGCGCGCGCCCTGCCGGAGTCCCTGCGGGTACAGCCCGGGGCCCGCGCCGAGATCCTGCGCAGCGTCCTGGCCTCCGCCGGGGTGCGTGAACTCCCGGCCGGCTGGGGCACCACCGACCACGCCCCGAACGAGACCGCCACCCGCCTGGGGCTGCGCGCCGCCCTGACCTCACTCCTCGCGCTCTTCACGGGCCCGCTGCTGGCGGAAGCCGGCCTGATCGACGCCCGCGTCGTCCAGCAGGCCCTGATCGACGCGGCCGAGGGCCGGCCGGTCCCGCTCGACGGGCTGGCGGAACTCGTCTCGATGGAGCTGTGGCTCCGCCGCCTCCTGGCCCGTCGCGGCACCTGCTGGACCGGCACCTCGACCCCCCGCCGCCGCGCCGTCCCACCCCTGGACACCCCCCTCCCCCGCCTCACCCCACCCGCCCTCCCAACCGCCCGCTAG